The Oscillatoria acuminata PCC 6304 genomic interval TAAATATAACAGAAAATACATAGCTCAAATATTTGGGAAGATAACTTTTTTGCTGAATAGAGGTTTGATAATCTTCGTGTATATCGTAAACCACCTTTTTGCGGCGGAGTTTTAATAATAAACCGACCCCAATCAGTTCCGGATCGTGAAAATGATATAAATCTCCATTAATTTGTAAGGCTACTTGAGTAACTTGCCATACAGTTTTAGTCATTCTTTCTAATCTGTTTTTTGGTTTGCGTATTGATTTTATCTGTACGCCATCTAGAACCTCATCTTGATCGTGAGGAACTACCAAAGTAACATCATAGCCAGACTGAGCAAGGCTTTTACATTCTTTATGAAAAATTCGAGTATCAAAAGGAGAATGAACAGTAGATAAATGGATAATTTTATACATATTAATTCTGCTGAGGCAAAAACAAGATTTTTGTTTGCTGATTTTTGTTTGCTAATTTTTTGTGAAAGCTCAAATTTCCTATAAGCAGTCCTAAAGATATAAAATAAAGATAAGCTATAGGGATAATGATTTGCGCTTCAAGAGTCAGGTTGGCAATTAATATGATCACCGATTGATATATAAGAGATTGACTTATAAAACACAGTGATCTATTTTTATAAGACTGGGATTTCTTTGCCAGATGAAACACATATAACCATATTCCTAAAAACACAAGCAAGCCGATTATCCCGTAACGAGCCAAAATATAGACATAAAAGTTATCTGTTGATGAAGGAACTTCCAATCTTAATGGGCCTACGCCAAATAAGGGTGACAATTTAAAATATTCCAAAGCTTCATCCCATCGTTGAAATCTAGCAGCCAGAGTTTTAGTTAATAAAATTTTTTGGACATCTAAAACAAATAAATAGTTAACTATAGGATGAAGATAAGCAGGACTTAACGCAATAATTATATTTTTCAAGGTATTTCCGAGAGTGAAAATACTTATGCTTCCTAAAGCTATAAAAAATATACTTTTCTTTGATTTAAATTGATAAGCAAGAAAGCCTAAGAGACCGATAAGTAAAACAATAAATGAAGTCCGGGACCCTGTAATTAAAACCACATATAAACTTATGCAAATGATGAAAATAAGATTTCTTTTGATGGATTTATCTAAAATATTTTTATATGAACGGAAATAAGCAATTATAATCGCAGCTAAGAGCAAGGTCATTATTCCAGTAGTATTGGGATTACCAAAAATGGATGTAACCCTATTAGTACCTTGAAACCCTTGCGCTTGACGATCAGTTGCGTATAATTTAGTTAAAAACAAAAAATGATCTGAAAACAAAGATTGGAAAATCGAAAAAAAGCATGAGGTTCCTAAAATAATTAATACAGCTTTAAAAAAGAACTCAAGGGATTTTGTTGAATATTTAGTCCAAGCAATGCCAAATAAAACATAACATATATATGAACTATATCGAAAAGATTCAAGAAAATCTCTATAAGAAATTGGCAGAGAGTAATAAGAACCGATTAACATTGACAAGATGACTAATCCTGACATAAGCAGTAACGCAAAAGCAATTACATAGAAAAAGGGGGGAAGTGAAGATTTCCATTTTTTAGATTTATAGGCTAATAATAATAGAATTAACAACAAAATTAGTAAATCGAGGACTCGGACTCCTAAATGGCCAATATATTGTATTGGATATGGACGCAAAAAGAGAAAAATAAAAAGAATAAAATACCATGATGAAATTGCCTGTTTTAACATTTTTCAATAGCAGCCTCTATGATGAAATTGCCTGTTTTAACATTTTTCAATAGCAGCCTCTATACCAATTGCTAATTCATATACTCTGGCGGCTAAAGTAAAAGAATCTTCTCCTCTTGTGTGTAGATCAAGATGCTCTGAGTAAGTTTTTTCAGTTTGTTTATGATAAAGGGCGATCACCCAATTCCAATCATAGTCATTCGTAAACTTCTCGTGAAACTCGATAAAAATTCTAAGCATCTCAAATCCCGGAGCGTTGTAAGAAAAGGCATAACGATTATTTTCAAGTTTGTTATAAAA includes:
- a CDS encoding O-antigen ligase family protein, which translates into the protein MLKQAISSWYFILFIFLFLRPYPIQYIGHLGVRVLDLLILLLILLLLAYKSKKWKSSLPPFFYVIAFALLLMSGLVILSMLIGSYYSLPISYRDFLESFRYSSYICYVLFGIAWTKYSTKSLEFFFKAVLIILGTSCFFSIFQSLFSDHFLFLTKLYATDRQAQGFQGTNRVTSIFGNPNTTGIMTLLLAAIIIAYFRSYKNILDKSIKRNLIFIICISLYVVLITGSRTSFIVLLIGLLGFLAYQFKSKKSIFFIALGSISIFTLGNTLKNIIIALSPAYLHPIVNYLFVLDVQKILLTKTLAARFQRWDEALEYFKLSPLFGVGPLRLEVPSSTDNFYVYILARYGIIGLLVFLGIWLYVFHLAKKSQSYKNRSLCFISQSLIYQSVIILIANLTLEAQIIIPIAYLYFISLGLLIGNLSFHKKLANKNQQTKILFLPQQN